In the genome of Verrucomicrobiia bacterium, the window CCTCCGAATGGCCGCGTCGCTCTTTGTTGGGCTTCGGCAAACTTCGATGAAGCCGCCTTTGATAAACCGCATGAGATCCGCTTGGATCGTAAGCCCAACCCACACCTGACCTTCGGCTTCGGTGAACACCTCTGCCTCGGCGCACCGCACGCCCGCTTGATCCTGCGCACACTCCTTCGTCTCTGCGCGCAAAAACTGGACCGCATCACCATCCTCTGCGCCAAAGAACGCGTAGAACACGAACCCGCCTACGACCGCACACTCGGCTACGACTCACTAACCGTAAAATTAACACCGAGAGCAGATGTGTGAAGTTTGAGGCACATGCGAGCCCAGCGTGTTCTTCTCCCTCTCCTCTCAATGAGGAGAGGGCCGGGGTGAGGAGTGAGTCGTATCACGAAACTTTCGAACCATCTTTGGTTCAATAATGCATCATCACCTTCACGCCCGCTTCAAAATCTCCTTCACCACGCGGCACGGCTTGTTATCAGTGATCTTCTGCTCCTGCCCATTGCTGTGGAAGATCATCTTCTGATGATCCAATCCGAAAAGATGGAGCAGGGTGGCGTGATAATCCTGCGGGCTGACCTTATCCACGACCGCCTTGTGCCCAAACTCATCCGTGGCTCCGTAAACAGTACCACCTTTGATGCCACCGCCCGCCAGCCACGTAGAGAATCCTTGGCCGTTGTGATCGCGCCCCGCCTTATCTGCCGCACCGTGATTCTCAGTCACCGGCAGACGCCCGATCTCACCACCCCAATGCACAATGGTCGTGTCGAGCAACCCACGCGCCTTCAAATCCTTCACCAGCGCCACCGATGGCTGGTCCGTCTTCTGGCAGCACGAGACGAGATTCTTCTGGATGCTCTCGTGATTATCCCAGATCTGTCCCGCGATGAAGAGCTGCACAAAACGCACGCCACGTTCGATCAATCGCCGTGCCAGCAAACACCGCGTGCCATACTCCCGCGTCACAGGGTTATCCAGGCCATAAAGCTTTTTGGTTGCCGCACTTTCGCCTGAAAAATCGAGTGCTTCCTTAGCCGCTGTCTGCATCCGCGCCGCCAGTTCATAACTCGCGATACGTGCTTCCAGATCCGCTTCACCCGGATGCTTCTTCAGATGCAACCGGTTGAGGTTCTCGAGGAATGCCAGATTCTGATCCTGCAACGAACCCTTCAACTCCGCTGGTGGATCTAAATTCAAGATGCGCGGCTCCGTCGGACGCACCACCGTGCCTTGATAGATCGGTGGCATCCAGCCATTGGACCAGTTGCGCACGCCATCCACCGGCAAGCCACCCGGATCAGTCAGCACCAGATACGCAGGCAAATCTTGGCTCACCGAGCCCAAACCATACGTGAGCCACGAACCCAACGCCGGCCGCCCCGGCTGCGCACGACCCGTATTCATCGACCAGATGGAAGGCTCGTGCCCATTGATGTCCGTGTGCATGGACCGGATCACGCACGCATCATCCACGATCTCCGAAAAATGCGGCAGCAACTCCGAAACCTCCGTGCCGCTTTGCCCGCATTTCTTGAACTGCCACGGACTGCCCAGCAATTTCTTGCTCGCGCGATTCACGAAGCTGAACGTCACCTCACCCGAATAATCTTCACCGCTGCGCTTCGTCAGTTCCGGCTTCGGATCGAGCAAGTCCATGTGACTTGGCCCTCCATGCATGAACAGCGAGATCATCGCCTTCGCCTGCGGCGGAAAATCTGGCTGACGCGGTTTCAGGTCGAAGCTCGCACGATTGCCGATGACCTTTTCCGGCGCGCCGAGCAGACGTTCCTGCTGCATCATCCACGCCAGCGCGACCCCACCGATGCCCATGGCGTTCCGGGCCAGAAAACGACGGCGGCTGTATTGCTCAAATGGGTTCATGACTTTAGTCGATATACAGGAATTCATTCGCGCTCAGCAACGCCTGGCAAAGACTCGTTAAAGCGCGCCGCTCTGCCTGTGCCGGTTGAAATGGTCCGGCGAAATCCGCCTGCGCTGACCACTCCCGTGCCGCTTTATTTGGATTCAAAAGTTCAATCGTAGGCGCCCAGTTGAACGAATCGGAATTTTCATCCCGCTGACAATCCACACCAAAGTCCAAGACGTCGCCGCGTTTCACCTCGATGCGCGCCACCGTTGTCTCCGTATGACGGTTATGCGCGATCCATTCACCTTGCGGCCCCAGGCGACTGTGCAAGACCCACGCCCGCACACCATCGCCTGCTGCTGAACTATGTCCCAAACCGCCGCTGACCATGATAGTTCCATCCACTGGCGAAACCCACCGCCGCACCGGCGAGAACACAGCCGTCCCCGGATGACCGCCACCTGAGTTCAGAAACGCCCAGCCGATCTTTTCATCCGGCAATTTCTTCCCGCCTTGCCACGCATTTCCAGTCCATTGCGTGAAAGGTGTGAAATTCTTTAACACGCGGTTCGTCGCATCATAAGCACCATACCCATACTGCCACGGATGATCCTCCACATTGCGCCGCTCCACTTCCGCCGCCTGGCCCGTGAGCAAGCCGCTCGCCATCTGCTTCTCCTCCGCCGAGGGACTGCGCCCAAATGCGATCCGCCACGCTTGCTCGATCTGCTTCACCGGATCATTCCCCGCTTCCCGCTTAAGCCGATCGACGAACAAACCCGCCTGCTTGAGAATGAAGTCGCTGTTCATCAGCATCAGCGATTGCGGTGCCACCGTGGAAGAATTACGCCGCTCGCAGTTTACCACCATCACTGGCGCATCGAACACATTCAGCATCGCCAACGGGCGGCTCCGTCGCACCTGGATATACACACTGCGCCGATATTCCTCATCGCCGATGGCGATATCCTTGCCCGGCGTATTCGATTCCGCCTTGCTATCGATACCTACCACGATTTGCCCCACCGCATCTTCTTTCACCGGCACCGGTGCGCCGAACATCTTGGGGTTCAAGACACCGCTCGCAGCCAGCACGCTGTCTCGCAATGCTTCCGCATCCAATCGCATCACCGGCTTGCGCCAATACAGCCGGTTATCCGGATCGATCACCGCCTTCTTCGCATCACGCGCTGAAGATTGCCGATACGCCGTGGAAGTCATGATCGTCCGGTGCAACCACTTCACGCTCCAATTCTGTTTGCGGAACTCCGCCGCCAGCCAATCAAGCAGTTCCGGATGCGATGGCTTCTCGCCTGTGAACCCAAAGTCCGCCGGTGTGTTCACCAGTCCGCGACCGAAGTGATGCAGCCAGACACGATTCACGAATACGCGCGCAACGAGTGGGTGCTGATCACTGGTCAGCCATTGCGCATAAGCGAGCCTTCGGCCTGTCGTCGGTAACGCCGCATTCTTCTCGGGAATTTCCGTGTAGCCAGTTGCAGGACGAAGGATGCCCAGCTCCCCGGGCTTGATCGCCTGCTTCGGCTGCGCGTGTTCTCCGCGATGGAACAGATACGTCACCGGAATCTTTCCCGGCACTTCCGTCATCGGCTGGATGAAATCCTCCACCGGCTTCTTCGCGCGAATCGCTGCGATCTTCGGCTCGTACGCTTTGATCTCATCCGCCGCCTTCTGGTTGTATTGATAGAGTACACCCGGCGAGATATTCACGCTGGGATTGCTCTTGAGCAGTTGCTTCTGCTCCTCCGTGCGCTTGGCCGCAGGCGTATCGATTGCGGCACGCAACTCTTTCCGTTTCTCTTCCGGGAATTTCTCCAACTCTTTTACCAACGCCTCTTCGATATAAGTCTTCTGCTTCGCATCGCGCTCCGTCACAAGTGCCTGCGCCTCTTTCTCCACCTCCGCCGCCTTTGCCTTGTCTTCAGCAGTGTAGAGAGACACGAGACGCTGGTTCGGATTGCGCCACTGCTTCCAATCGTAACCCGGCTCGAAGATTGCCCGCATCCGGTAGTAATCCTCCTGCGTCACCGGATCATAGCGATGATCGTGGCATTGCGCGCATCCCACTGAGAGACCGAGTACAGACGTAGACACAATTTTGATCGTATCCGTGATCACCTGATTCCGTGCCAAGTCCTGATCAATGCCACCTGTCGCCGTGCCGTCCGCACCCATGCGTAGAAAACCAGTAGCGATGAGCTTGTCCAATTTGTCCGGCGCGAAATTCGGATAAGGCGTCCCGGCCAGTTCATCACCTGCCAGTTGCTCCATCAGGAATTGACTGAACGGCTTGTCCTCGTTGAAAGAACGGATGACATAGTCACGATACTTGTAAGCATACGGCCGCACCGTATCCACATCCGTGTAACCATCGGAATCCGCATACCCCGCGATATCCAGCCAGTGCCGTCCCCAACGCTCCCCGTAATGCTTCGATTCAAGCAAGCTCTCGATTAACTTTTCATAAGCATCCGGTGCCGTATCATTCACGAACTTCTCCACCTCTTCCGGCGATGGCGGCAAACCAGTGAGATCCAGATAAGCGCGACGTATCAGCGAAAGCTTGCTGGCATCCGGCGAGAAACTCAGCTTTCGCTCCTTTTGTGCAGCTACCAGAAACGCATCTACCGGCGTCCGAGCACGATCACGCGTTTTGGTTTCAGGTACCGGTGCCTGTTGAATCGGTTTGAAGGACCAGTGTGCACGTTCCCGGTCGGTGATTTCCATCGTGCCAACGGGCAGGGAAGCAGGCTCCTCACGCTCCACCTTGGCACCACTCGCGATCCATTGCTCGATGATCGCGATCTCGGCCGGGGTGAGCTTTTTATCCCGCGGCGGCATCTCACCCGCACGGATCAACTCCACCAGATGACTTTTCGCCGGTTGATTGAGGACGATACCCGGACCCGATTCACCACCTTGCAGTAATGTGCGACGCAAACGCAGATCGATACCACCCTTCAGTTTCTCCCCCTCACCATGACACTCGAAACATTGAGCCTTCAGAATAGGCCGCACGTCCTTCTCAAATGTCAGCGCGCCCTTTGCCGGCTTCTGCGCAGTCGCCGCAGACACATCTGGCACCGCCAAAGCCCATAAAAAGGCGCTGGCAGCCGAGACGCTCAATGCGCGACGCAACAAGACAGGGGACATGGCTGGTAATTTAGCCTTACGTTGCGAGCGTTGGAAAGCGTCAATCATGCTGATTTCGGTCAATTTGGACGAACGCAGTTTCTGCTCTATTCGCCTTCATTGCCGCTTTCCTTTTTCTCTGAATGACGGCACAAAGATTGAAATCCTGTCGCATGAAAAAACTGTTTCTCGCATTGGCGCTATTCTCCTTGGCCTTCCACACTGAGGCTGCGGATAAGAAAATCATCTTCATCGCGGGTAAGATCAGCCACGGTCCGCTCGCTCATGAACATCGCGCTGGCTCCTTGCTCCTGCAAAAATGCCTGGCAAACACGCCCGGCATCACCACCGTGGTTTACAGCAATGGCTGGCCTTCAAAAGTGGAAGGGGACAGGACCGTAGACGACCACTCCGCACTCGAAGGCGCCTCGGGCATCGTGATTTACAGCGATGGCGGTGGTGGTCATCCCGTGATGCCCGGCGACCGCCTGCAAGTCCTCGGCAAACTCATGGATAAGGGCGCGGGGCTAGCCTGCATTCATTACGCCGTGGAACCTACATTGCAGAAAGGTCAAAAGGAATTCCTCGAATGGATCGGTGGCGCGTTCGAGGTCAACTGGTCCGTGAACCCGCACTGGGATGGCGATTTCAAAACCTTTCCAAAGCATTCGATTGCCAACGGTGTGAACCCCTTCAAAACGAATGACGAATGGTATTTTCACATGCGCTTCACGGAAGGCATGAAAGGCGTCACGCCCATCCTCTCCGCCATCCCGCCGGAAAGCACTATGAGCCGTCCCGATGGTCATCACAGCGGTAATCCAGACGTGCGTAAAGCCGTGGCAAACAAAGAACCGCAACACGTCGCTTGGGCTTATGAACGTCCGAATGGTGGACGCGGCTTCGGCTTCACCGGCGGCCACAACCACCTCGGCTGGAAAAACGATGACCAACGCAAGCTCGTGTTGAATGCGATCCTGTGGGTATCCAAAGTGAGCGTGCCGAAAGACGGCGTGGAATCCAAAGTGACAGATGAAGAGCTGATGCAAAACCTCGATCCGAAAACGCCGAAGAAACCTGCTGCGGCACCAGTTGAGAAGAAGTAATTTTTACGCTACAAAACAAAAAGCCCGTTGCTCTCACAAGCAACGGGCTTTTTCGTGGATACTTAAAAACTTACTTCGCCGCCGGAGCCGCCGGTTTCACTAAACCGATCGCACCTTGGCTGATACGCGCACCGGCATTGCCTACCGGCTGGCCGCCATCATCTTCCTTCGCGTGGATGATCACCGCACGCCCCACGATTGGATTCTTCAGACCCGCGATAGAGATGTTGTCCACTTCGAGTTCCAGCGTGGCATTGCCCTTGGCATCCGCCTGCAAGTTACCCAAGTCACCCGCGTGACGTTGTGCTGCGTGCGGATGCGCATGAGGATGACCTTCCGGATTGTAGTGACCGCCCGTTGCCATGCCGTCCTTGGAGCTCACATCCCCCGCTTCATGGATGTGGATGGCGTGCTTTTGATTCGGGTTCAATCCTTCGATCGTCGCCACGATCTTCACCTTGTTGCCCGTCTGGGTAAATTTCACGGTGCCCTTGGCCTTGTTGCCATCGGTCGGATTCATCGTCGCCACCGCTTGCGTGATATTCGCGAAGGCATTGGCATGAGCCGCAGCAGCGCCATGGCCATGATCA includes:
- a CDS encoding DUF1501 domain-containing protein codes for the protein MNPFEQYSRRRFLARNAMGIGGVALAWMMQQERLLGAPEKVIGNRASFDLKPRQPDFPPQAKAMISLFMHGGPSHMDLLDPKPELTKRSGEDYSGEVTFSFVNRASKKLLGSPWQFKKCGQSGTEVSELLPHFSEIVDDACVIRSMHTDINGHEPSIWSMNTGRAQPGRPALGSWLTYGLGSVSQDLPAYLVLTDPGGLPVDGVRNWSNGWMPPIYQGTVVRPTEPRILNLDPPAELKGSLQDQNLAFLENLNRLHLKKHPGEADLEARIASYELAARMQTAAKEALDFSGESAATKKLYGLDNPVTREYGTRCLLARRLIERGVRFVQLFIAGQIWDNHESIQKNLVSCCQKTDQPSVALVKDLKARGLLDTTIVHWGGEIGRLPVTENHGAADKAGRDHNGQGFSTWLAGGGIKGGTVYGATDEFGHKAVVDKVSPQDYHATLLHLFGLDHQKMIFHSNGQEQKITDNKPCRVVKEILKRA
- a CDS encoding PSD1 and planctomycete cytochrome C domain-containing protein gives rise to the protein MSPVLLRRALSVSAASAFLWALAVPDVSAATAQKPAKGALTFEKDVRPILKAQCFECHGEGEKLKGGIDLRLRRTLLQGGESGPGIVLNQPAKSHLVELIRAGEMPPRDKKLTPAEIAIIEQWIASGAKVEREEPASLPVGTMEITDRERAHWSFKPIQQAPVPETKTRDRARTPVDAFLVAAQKERKLSFSPDASKLSLIRRAYLDLTGLPPSPEEVEKFVNDTAPDAYEKLIESLLESKHYGERWGRHWLDIAGYADSDGYTDVDTVRPYAYKYRDYVIRSFNEDKPFSQFLMEQLAGDELAGTPYPNFAPDKLDKLIATGFLRMGADGTATGGIDQDLARNQVITDTIKIVSTSVLGLSVGCAQCHDHRYDPVTQEDYYRMRAIFEPGYDWKQWRNPNQRLVSLYTAEDKAKAAEVEKEAQALVTERDAKQKTYIEEALVKELEKFPEEKRKELRAAIDTPAAKRTEEQKQLLKSNPSVNISPGVLYQYNQKAADEIKAYEPKIAAIRAKKPVEDFIQPMTEVPGKIPVTYLFHRGEHAQPKQAIKPGELGILRPATGYTEIPEKNAALPTTGRRLAYAQWLTSDQHPLVARVFVNRVWLHHFGRGLVNTPADFGFTGEKPSHPELLDWLAAEFRKQNWSVKWLHRTIMTSTAYRQSSARDAKKAVIDPDNRLYWRKPVMRLDAEALRDSVLAASGVLNPKMFGAPVPVKEDAVGQIVVGIDSKAESNTPGKDIAIGDEEYRRSVYIQVRRSRPLAMLNVFDAPVMVVNCERRNSSTVAPQSLMLMNSDFILKQAGLFVDRLKREAGNDPVKQIEQAWRIAFGRSPSAEEKQMASGLLTGQAAEVERRNVEDHPWQYGYGAYDATNRVLKNFTPFTQWTGNAWQGGKKLPDEKIGWAFLNSGGGHPGTAVFSPVRRWVSPVDGTIMVSGGLGHSSAAGDGVRAWVLHSRLGPQGEWIAHNRHTETTVARIEVKRGDVLDFGVDCQRDENSDSFNWAPTIELLNPNKAAREWSAQADFAGPFQPAQAERRALTSLCQALLSANEFLYID
- a CDS encoding ThuA domain-containing protein, which produces MKKLFLALALFSLAFHTEAADKKIIFIAGKISHGPLAHEHRAGSLLLQKCLANTPGITTVVYSNGWPSKVEGDRTVDDHSALEGASGIVIYSDGGGGHPVMPGDRLQVLGKLMDKGAGLACIHYAVEPTLQKGQKEFLEWIGGAFEVNWSVNPHWDGDFKTFPKHSIANGVNPFKTNDEWYFHMRFTEGMKGVTPILSAIPPESTMSRPDGHHSGNPDVRKAVANKEPQHVAWAYERPNGGRGFGFTGGHNHLGWKNDDQRKLVLNAILWVSKVSVPKDGVESKVTDEELMQNLDPKTPKKPAAAPVEKK
- a CDS encoding superoxide dismutase family protein, translating into MKVPKIAVSLLALPLAAFVTGCSTTDDHGHGAAAAHANAFANITQAVATMNPTDGNKAKGTVKFTQTGNKVKIVATIEGLNPNQKHAIHIHEAGDVSSKDGMATGGHYNPEGHPHAHPHAAQRHAGDLGNLQADAKGNATLELEVDNISIAGLKNPIVGRAVIIHAKEDDGGQPVGNAGARISQGAIGLVKPAAPAAK